From Pedobacter aquae:
GTTTAATCAGCATGGCATAACTTACACCTACCAATAAGAAATAGTATAAATTTCTGTAATGCTTACGCTTTTGATCTAAGAAGCCCCAAATAAAGGCCCCAATTATCCCAATACCTAAAGCTAAAAACCAGTTGATATAGCTTGCTAATCCATAAATTCCTTCTTTAGCAGTTATCGTTAAAAAAGAAGTATTGGCATCTTTTAAAGAGCCTTTATCAGCCGCTCCGTCAAAAAGAGGTTTAATTTTAATGGGATTAAAGGAAGAACCGCTCAACCTCCCAATATCTCTAATATGTAAATTGGCCCAATCCGTAGTGAACCATCCTTTATAGTAATCTAGCTCTAAAGGCACTATGAGCAGGAAGAAAAAAATAAATGACACCCTAAAAGCCCATTTTTCAAAGGCTGACCAAACAGGTTCTTTGTTTTCTAAAAATATATCTGTTGTATTCATTTTGATTGATGTTGGGGTTATAGTTTAACAGATTTTCTTCTGCCTTCTAATAACATATACTTCTTGTTTATTTTATCTAAAACAGCATAAACAGAATCTTTCTTCTCATTTACACCGCTTAAAACCAAAGTAGAATCATTTAAAAAGCGATAACTTAACTGGAATTTTTCTGAAGCATGGTTTTTGTTTTTATTTTGTAGAGAGAGCTTTTTAGAAACAGTATCTGCCTGATAGGCAAAATAATGTCTGCCTCCAACACCAGCCGATTCGAAATTTCTATCTATATCATTTGTATGATAAACATCCCCGAAAGAAGTATCTATTTTTACTGGTTTAGCAATTTTAATACTTATGGTAGCCCATTTTTCAAAAACAACATTTTGCCATCTATTTGTATCTGAGGTAGTGTAAGGAATAACTACGCCATTGTACTTAAACTCTCTTACATTATAAAAGCCATAAGTTCCTTCTAAACCTGTTTTTTTAGGCAATTTATATGGCTCTTTAATATAATTAGCATAAGTGCTTACTCCCAAGACTATGAGAAATATAAATACAGATCCTTTTAATGTTGTTCTTAATCTTTTAAGCCCAAGAGTAGTATAAATAGGCTCAAACTTGCTAGCTATGGTGTATTGCTCTAAAACCAATAAGCTGTAAAGTCGCTTAGCATCATAAATCAATAAAAATAATGCTATCACAACTAGATATAAACTATAAACCTCTTCGCTAGCATCGTAAGCTATATTAGCTGCAAAAACATTTCCTGTAAAACCGGCAATAATACCTGCGCCAAAAGTGGTAGTTCTTCTAAATAATAAGAGTGTACCAGCTACTACTTCTATAGCACCTAGAAAAATTTCATAGCCTTGAGTGATACCTAACGTATGAAAATAAATCTTCCACGCTAAGAAATCACCATAATTGGTATGCATATTACTTAGCGAAGGAAATGGCATTTGTAGCGGAAAAACCTTTAAAAAACCATAAGCGATGATACCAATAGCTAAACGATAGCGCAAAATTACCCTTAACCAATAGTACAGACTATCGTAATTGCAATTAGTATTGCTAAAAGTCCAAATTATAGTAGCTAGAGTAGCTATGAAGCCAGCGAAAAGCCAATTCTGATAACCTACTAATCCAAAAAATTGTGGAGCATATTTGGTTAAACTAAATAGACTATAAAAGTTAAAAGTTGCCCAATTTATATTAAAAAGTTCTTGATAAAACTTCCAATCTATGGGTACAACCAAGATAAAGAAGTAAATAAAGAAAAATCTAAGTAGTATTTTTTCATAACCTTTCCAGTCGGACGAATCATGATTTGAAATATTTAGAAAACTCATAGGTTTTATAATTAATAATCAGGGTTTTGTTCAAGATTTTTATCTAATTGAATCTGAGCCACAGGAATAGGAAAAATATATTCATGCTCTTCCACTTCAATATTGCTATCTAAAGCTTCTAAAACTGTTTTAGCCCTGCCTGTTCTGGCTAAATCAAACCAACGGTGTGGTTCAAAAGCAAACTCATACCTTCGCTCTTCTTCTATTGCTTGTAATATTTCTTGCTGCGTAACCGCTATTGAAACGGGAAGTTCTGCCCTGTCTCTTACCAGATTTAAATCTGCTAAAGCACCATTAGTAATACTTAAATTATTTTGTTGAGCTCTTGCCTCTGCTCTTATTAAATACATTTCTGAAATTCTAAAGATATAAGCAGGATCTGTAGCTGGTAACCTATAATATAAATTACCAAACCAAATACGGGTATTATTTTGTACAACACTACTGATTAAAGCACTTCTTCCACCGCTAATAGCTGGATTATTAAGAAGTGAAACAAATCTATCATTTGGTGCATACCTGTAAGTACCACCTCTGGTAGGATGTTGCATTTGTGCTCTGGTTGCATTAGGGTTAATAGCGCTATATTGCAGTTCAAAAATAGACTCTCTGGTACCCACAACATTATTGGCAAACCAAGCACTATAAGGCTTAACCAAGGTATAATCTGCTGATTTTTCTATCAGCTTGGTGGCATATTCCTCGGCTAAAGCCCATTCTTTTTTGTAGAGGTGTAATCTCGCTCTTAAAGCCCAAACTGTTCTTTTTGTGGCTCTTATTCTATTAACCGCATCAGGTAATAATGCTTCCGCATCTTGTAAATCTGCTAGTACTTGCGCATAGGTTTGGGCTAAAGTACTTCTTCTAATATTTGGCCTTTCTTGTAAAGATACCGTAGGCTCTAAAAATAATTGTACACCACCCCAAGCTCTAGCCAAATCAAAATAGGCTAATGCTCTTATAAACTTGGCTTCTCCTATAATCTGATTTTTTAGGTTTGTGGTAAGCGTAGGGTCTTGTACTGAAGGTACTTTAGTAA
This genomic window contains:
- a CDS encoding RagB/SusD family nutrient uptake outer membrane protein yields the protein MNINFRTDEVLFNTAWSAIYNTINRANHVITKVPSVQDPTLTTNLKNQIIGEAKFIRALAYFDLARAWGGVQLFLEPTVSLQERPNIRRSTLAQTYAQVLADLQDAEALLPDAVNRIRATKRTVWALRARLHLYKKEWALAEEYATKLIEKSADYTLVKPYSAWFANNVVGTRESIFELQYSAINPNATRAQMQHPTRGGTYRYAPNDRFVSLLNNPAISGGRSALISSVVQNNTRIWFGNLYYRLPATDPAYIFRISEMYLIRAEARAQQNNLSITNGALADLNLVRDRAELPVSIAVTQQEILQAIEEERRYEFAFEPHRWFDLARTGRAKTVLEALDSNIEVEEHEYIFPIPVAQIQLDKNLEQNPDY
- a CDS encoding DoxX family protein yields the protein MSFLNISNHDSSDWKGYEKILLRFFFIYFFILVVPIDWKFYQELFNINWATFNFYSLFSLTKYAPQFFGLVGYQNWLFAGFIATLATIIWTFSNTNCNYDSLYYWLRVILRYRLAIGIIAYGFLKVFPLQMPFPSLSNMHTNYGDFLAWKIYFHTLGITQGYEIFLGAIEVVAGTLLLFRRTTTFGAGIIAGFTGNVFAANIAYDASEEVYSLYLVVIALFLLIYDAKRLYSLLVLEQYTIASKFEPIYTTLGLKRLRTTLKGSVFIFLIVLGVSTYANYIKEPYKLPKKTGLEGTYGFYNVREFKYNGVVIPYTTSDTNRWQNVVFEKWATISIKIAKPVKIDTSFGDVYHTNDIDRNFESAGVGGRHYFAYQADTVSKKLSLQNKNKNHASEKFQLSYRFLNDSTLVLSGVNEKKDSVYAVLDKINKKYMLLEGRRKSVKL